One Streptomyces dangxiongensis genomic window, TTCACCTTCTCCAGGCGCAGGGTGTTGCCGGCGCCCAGGCCCGCCCGTACCCGCTCGGGGCCCTCGTCGCCGATGAAGTTGAGGTGGACGGCGCCCGTGCTCCACGGCCGCAGACCGTCGCGCACCTCCCGCACCCAGCCGATCGCCCGCTCGTCGTCGTCGTCATGCTCCCAGACGGCGATCGGGTGCGCGGCCCAGGGCGCGTCCCGGTACGGCACCGGGTACTCGTGCGGTCCGGCGGCGATCGCCCCGCCCTGCGGGAACAGCAGGAACCGGCAGCCGGTCGGCACCGGCATGCCGTCCGCGCGGGCGCAGCAGACGTCCACCGACTCGTCCGGCAGCCCGGCCAGGCACTCCGCCGACCAGTGGTTGCGCAGCCCGGACGGGACGTCCAGCATGCACTGCACGTCGGCGTACGGCATGTCACCGGCCAGCTCCACCTCGTGCGGCAGCGCGAGCAGCGGCTCGGCGAGCTTGCGCAGGTCGTCCTCGCCGCCCGCGTACGTCAGCAGCACCCCGCACAGCAGCGTGCCCACCAGCCGCTCCGGCACGAACTCCGCGGGCGGCCCGGCCCCGTACAGCACCGCGCCGCCCAGCTCGTCCGGTCCGCCGGCGACGATCTCGCGGAAGGTGCGGACCGCGTCTGGGCCGGACTCCGGCAGGTGCAGCAGCAGGGCGACGGAGAACTCCGGCAGCTCGTGCAGCCGCAGGGTGAGCGCGGTGGCGACGCCGAAGTTGCCGCCCCCGCCGTGCAGCGCCCAGAACAGCTCGGGGTTCTCGTCGGCGCTCGCGTGCACCCGCTCGGCGTCGGCGGTCACCAGCTCGACACCGAGGAGGTTGTCGGCGGCGAGGCCGAAGGCCCGGTCCAGCCAGCCGGTGCCGCCGCCGAGGACGAAACCGGCGACGCCGGTGGTGGAGTCCCGTCCGCCGGTGGTCGCCAGACCGTACGGCTCGGTGGCCCGGTCCAGCCGGCTCATCACGGCGCCGCCGCCGATCCGGACCGCCTCGGCCGCCGGATCGACGCTCACCTCGTGCATCCGGCGCAGGTCCACCACGAGCGCGCCGTCGCCGAGCGCCGCACCGGCCACGCCGTGCCCGCCGCCGCGCACCGCGATCGGCAGATCCAGCTCCCGGCCGAAGCGCACGGCCCGGACGACGTCGGTCGCGTCCGCGCACTGGGCGATCACGGCCGGCCGCCGGTCGATCATCGCGTTGAAGACCGTGCGGGCCTCGTCGTAACCCGGGTCTCCCGGGGCGAGGACCGCGCCGACCAGATCGTCACGCAGCGCGGCGAGGGCCGCGCCCGCCTTCGAGAGGGGAGCCATGGCCGCCCCCTTCCGCAACAGGGGCTGTCGTCCGCCTCCAGCCTAGAGCTGTCCTCCGGATCGTGCGGAGGCCGCGGGCGCGGTCGTCCGGTCGCGTTCAGCCGCCGTACGCCCCCGAGGCGGTCAGGCGCAGGGCCGTGTCGATCAGCGGGACGTGGCTGAACGCCTGCGGGAAGTTGCCGACCTGGCGCTTCAGGCGCGGGTCCCACTCCTCGGCGAGCAGACCGAGGTCGTTGCGCAGGGAGAGGAGCTTCTCGAACAGCCGGCGGGCCTCGTCGACCCGGCCGATCATCGCCAGGTCGTCCGCCATCCAGAACGAGCACGCCAGGAAGGCGCCCTCGTCGCCCGGCAGGCCGTCGACGCCCGCGCTGTCACCCTCCGTCGGGTAGCGCAGGATGAACCCGTCCGCGGTGGACAGCTCCCGCTGGATCGCCTCGATCGTGCCGATCACCCGCTTGTCGTCCGGCGGCAGGAAGCCCATCTGCGGGATCAGCAGCAGCGAGGCGTCCAGCTCCCGGGAGCCGTAGGACTGGGTGAAGGTGTTGCGCTCCTGGTCGTAGCCCTTCTCGCACACGTCCCGGTGGATGTCGTCGCGCAGTTCCTTCCACCGCTCCAGCGGGCCGTCCGCGTCACCGGACTCGATCAGCTTGATGGTGCGGTCCACCGCCACCCAGGCCATCACCTTGGAGTGCACGAAGTGCCGGCGCGGGCCGCGGACCTCCCAGATGCCCTCGTCCGGCTCCTGCCAGTGGTCCTCCAGGTAGCGGATCAGCTTGAGCTGGAGCAGCGAGGCGTAGTCGTTGCGGGCCAGGCCCGTCATGTGGCCCAGGTGCAGGGCCTCGGTGACCTCGCCGTACACGTCCAGTTGGAGCTGGTGCGCGGCGCCGTTGCCGACCCGGACCGGGGCCGAGTTCTCGTAGCCCGGCAGCCAGTCCAGCTCGGCCTCGCCCAGCTCCCGCTCGCCGGCGATGCCGTACATGATCTGGAGGTTCTCCGGGTCGCCGGCCACCGCCCGCAGCAGCCACTCGCGCCAGGCGCGGGCCTCCTCGCGGTAGCCGGTGCGCAGCAGCGAGGAGAGGGTGATCGCCGCGTCGCGCAGCCAGGTGTAGCGGTAGTCCCAGTTGCGGACGCCGCCGATGTCCTCGGGCAGGGAGGTGGTGGGGGCCGCCACGATGCCGCCCGTGGGGGCGTACGTCAGCGCCTTCAGGGTGATCAGCGAGCGGACCACCGCCTCGCGGTACGGCCCGTGGTACGTACAGTGCTCGACCCATTCGCGCCAGAAGGTCTCCGTGGCCTCCAGCGACTGCTCCGGCTCCGGCAGCGGCGGCGGCTGCTTGTGCGAGGGCTCCCAGGAGATCGTGAAGGCGATCCGGTCACCCGGGGCGACCGTGAAGTCCGCGTACGTGGTCAGTGCCTTGCCGTAGGTCTCGGCCTCCGTGTCGAACCACACGGAGTCCGGTCCGGCGACGGCCACCGTGCGGCCCTCGTGCTTGTGCACCCACGGCACGACGCGGCCGTAGGAGAACCGCATCCGCAGGGCCGAGCGCATCGGCACCCGGCCGGTGACGCCCTCCACGATCCGGATCAGTTGGGGGGCGCCGTCACGCGGCGGCATGAAATCGGTCACGCGCACCGTGCCGCGCGGGGTGTCCCACTCGGATTCCAGGATCAGCGAGTCGCCGCGGTAGCCGCGCCGGGCGGCCGTGGGCGGTTCGGCGTCGGCCGCGTGCGCCGGGCCGAGCCGCCAGAAGCCGTGTTCCTCGGTGCCCAGCAGGCCGGCGAAGATGGCATGCGAGTCGAAGCGGGGCAGGCACAGCCAGTCCACCGTGCCGTCCCGGCAGACCAGTGCCGCGGTCTGCATGTCTCCGATGAGTGCGTAGTCTTCGATGCGCCCGGCCACGTGCAACTCCAGTCGAACGGCCACGTCACCCCCGCGCAGGGGGATATCGCTTAGTGCGGTCAAGGGGGTCGTTGTTGTGCGTCGTTGAGCGGTGAAGCAAAGCAGCCCGCCGAGCCCTGAGGCAACACGACAGTCTTTGCTCAACGAACTGCCGCGCTCTCGTTGTTCCGGTGATGCAGCGGGGGTGTGCCGTCTTTTCCGGCCGGGCTCGGCAGCGAGTGTCCGAGCAGGATACGACGCACGTAGATGATCCGCGCGCCGCTCCGGACAACCCGTGTAGGCCGAACGGGTGACCGGCGGGTGAGAACTGTCCGTAGCGGCGTACCGGACGAAGCGCCCTGTGCCCGGGTGTGCGCGGAGCGTGCCCGGGAGCCATCCCGTCCGGGCGCTGATACGCTGGTAGCCCGTGGAGCGGTGGGCGACGAACCCCCGAACCGCAGCGACGGTAACCCGGAACCCTCCAGTCCGGCAGCCGCCCCGCATTACAGACAGCGACCACGGGAGCCCCCTCTTGGCCATGCCCTCCAAATCCACGACGACCAAGCACATCTTCGTCACCGGGGGTGTCGCCTCCTCGCTCGGCAAGGGGCTGACGGCCTCCAGCCTGGGCATGCTGCTCAAGGCCCGCGGCCTGCGTGTCGTGATGCAGAAGCTCGACCCGTACCTGAACGTCGACCCGGGCACGATGAACCCCTTCCAGCACGGTGAGGTGTTCGTCACGAACGACGGCGCCGAGACCGACCTGGACATCGGCCACTACGAGCGCTTCCTCGACCGCGACCTGGACGGCAGCGCCAACGTCACCACCGGCCAGATCTACAACACGGTGATCGCCAAGGAGCGCCGCGGCGAGTACCTGGGCGACACCGTCCAGGTCATCCCGCACATCACCAACGAGATCAAGCACCGCATCCGCCGCATGGCGACCGACGAGGTCGACGTCGTCATCACCGAGGTCGGCGGCACCGTCGGCGACATCGAGTCGCTGCCGTTCCTGGAGACCGTCCGCCAGGTCCGCCACGAGGTCGGCCGGGACAACGTCTTCGTCGTGCACATCTCGCTCCTGCCGTACATCGGCCCGTCGGGCGAGCTGAAGACCAAGCCCACCCAGCACTCCGTGGCCGCGCTGCGCAACATCGGCATCCAGCCGGACGCGATCGTGCTGCGCTGCGACCGCGAGGTGCCCACCGCCATCAAGCGGAAGATCTCGCTGATGTGCGACGTGGACGAGGCCGCCGTCGTCGCCTGCCCGGACGCCCGCTCGATCTACGACATCCCGAAGACCGTGCACGGCGAGGGCCTGGACGCCTACGTCGTCCGCAAGCTCGACCTGCCCTTCCGGGACGTGGACTGGACGACCTGGGACGACCTGCTCGACCGGGTCCACAACCCCGACCACGAGATCACCCTCGCGCTGGTCGGCAAGTACATCGACCTGCCCGACGCCTACCTCTCGGTCACCGAGGCCCTGCGCGCCGGCGGCTTCGCCCACCGCGCCCGGGTGAAGATCAAGTGGGTGACCTCGGACGACTGCAAGACCCCGGCCGGCGCCCAGGCCCAGCTCGGTGACGTCGACGGCATCTGCATCCCCGGCGGCTTCGGCGACCGCGGTGTGCTCGGCAAGGTCGGCGCCATCCGCTACGCCCGCGAGAACAGGATCCCGCTGCTCGGTCTCTGCCTGGGCCTGCAGTGCATCGTGATCGAGGCCGCCCGCAACCTGGCCGGCATCCCGGACGCCAACTCCACCGAGTTCGACCCGGCCACGGGCCACCCGGTCATCTCCACCATGGCCGAGCAGATGGACATCGTCGCCGGTGAGGGCGACATGGGCGGGACGATGCGGCTGGGCATGTACCCGGCCAAGCTCGCCGAGGACTCCATCGTGCGCGAGGTGTACGACGGCAGGGAGTACGTCGAGGAGCGCCACCGCCACCGCTACGAGGTGAACAACGCCTACCGTGCGGAGCTGGAGAAGAAGGCCGGCATCCTGTTCTCCGGCACCTCCCCGGACGGCAAGCTCGTCGAGTACGTGGAGTACCCGCGGGAGGTCCACCCCTACCTGGTCGCCACCCAGGCGCACCCCGAGCTGCGCTCGCGGCCGACCCGCCCGCACCCGCTCTTCGCCGGTCTCGTGAAGGCGGCCGTCGAGCGCCAGCGGGGCTGAGGCGCGCGGAAGATCGTGAAGTGACCCACCGGTTGTACGGTGGCCGGGGTGCACACCTGCGAAAGGTGGGCACCCCGGTTTTGTCTGTGCGCACGTGGAAGGACACGGCATGACGATCAAGGACACCCCCGAGGAGTGGGAGATCCGGGCGACGGACACCCCCTTCGTGGGCGGCAAGACCTCCGTCCGCACGGACGACGTGGTCATGCCCGACGGCTCGGTGGCCAGCCGTGACTACCAGGTCCACCCCGGCTCGGTCGCCGTCCTCGCCCTGGACGACGAGGACCGGGTCCTGCTCATCAACCAGTACCGGCACCCGGTCCGGCACAAGCTGTGGGAGATCCCGGCCGGCCTGCTGGACGTGCCCGGCGAGAACCCGCTGCACGCCGCCCAGCGGGAGCTGTACGAGGAAGCGCACGTCAAGGCCGGGGACTGGCGGGTGCTGACCGACGTCTACACCACCCCCGGCGGCTGCGACGAGGCCGTACGGATCTTCCTCGCCCGGAACCTGTCCGAGGCCGAGCAGGAGCGCTTCGAGGCGGAGCACGAGGAGACCGACATGGAGCACGCGCGCGTGCCGGTCGAGGAGCTGGTGCGCCGGGTACTGGCCGGTGACGTGCACAACAACTGCCTCGTCGTCGGGGTGCTCTCCCTGGTGGCGGCGCGCGGCGGGGACGGGCTGGACGCGCTGCGCCCGGCCGACGCGCCGTGGCCCGCGCGTCCCTTCACGTCCTGACCCGGTCATCCGTCCGGCCTACTGGTGTGACGATCGCCTGATCCGATCGGGCGATCCGTGCGCCGCGCTCCTCCCGGGAGGTAGCAGAGCGTGAACTAGGCTCTGCGAAACGCCCGTACCGGAAGACACCGGCGGGCTTGCGCGTGCGGTGGGACGGGAGTGTGGCCCGTGACGGATCAGGCGGTGGACACAGGCGAGGTGCGGCTCTCCGCGCACCCGGCCGCACGGGACCGTTTCCTGGGCCGCGCGCGGGAGCTGAAGGAGCTGCGCGCCGACATCGAGCGCGCCGGCCTGGACACGCTCTCCGGCCGCAAGGCGCCCCGCGCGCGCGTGCTGCTCATCGCGGGCCGCCCCGGCTCGGGCCGCACCAGCCTCGCCGAGGAACTCGTCCGCCAGGTCGCCGACCGCTACCCCGACGGCGTGCTGCGGGCCCGGCTGAGCGAACCCGACGGCACACCGGTGCCCGTCGAGCGGGTCGCCCGCGACCTGCTCGGCGCCCTGGGTCTGCCCGCACCGGCCGGGGCCGCCGAGGACGACCTCACCGCTGCCCTGCGCGGGGCTCTCGCCAGCCGGCGCATGCTGCTCCTGCTGGACGACGCGGCCGGCGCCGACCAGGTCGACGCGCTGCTCCCGGACGCCCCGGACTGCCTGGCGGTGGCCGTCTCCGGGGGCCCGCTCACCGGTATCGCGGACGTCCGCCCCTGCACGCTCGGCGGGCTGGACACCAAGTCCGCCGTGGAACTGCTCACCCGCTACGCCGGCGCGGTCCGCGTCACCGTCGACCCCCGCGCCGCGGAGAGCCTGGCCGAGGCCTGCCAGGGGCACCCGGCCGCGCTCGTCCTGGCCGGCGGCTGGCTGGCGGCCCGGCCCCAGGCCGCCGTCTCCGACCTCGCCAAGCGGATGCACACGGACGGCGCGGACGGCGCGGACGCCGGCCCGACGGCCCGTGTCCTGCGGCTCGTGTACGAGCAGCTACCCGGCCCGGGCGCCCGGATACTGCGCCTGCTCAGCCTCGCCCCGGCCGGCCTGGTCGACCCGCACACCGCCTCCTCCCTGGCCGGCTGCTCGGTCGACTCCGTCCGCGGCGTACTGGACGACTTCGTCGCCCTCGGCCTGCTGCGCGCGGTGGACTCCCCGCTGCCCCAGTACGTCGTCCCCGGCTGGCTGCACCCGCTGCTGCGCGTCCTCGCCGACAGCCAGGAGCGCCCCGCCGAACTCCAGCTCGCCCGGGCGCGGATGCTGGAGCGGACGGTGCGGCTGCTGCACTCCTGCCGGGTCATCACCGAGACGGACAGCCCGCAGGCCCGGGAGAAGCTGAGCGCCATGCCCCGGGAGGTGCGCTTCCCCACCCCGCGGGCGGCGGCCGACTGGCTGCGCATCCGGCGGCCCGCCCTGCTGGCCTCCGCCCGGCTCGCGGTGGCCGACGGGGAACTGGACACCCTGGCGAGGCGGCTGCTGTCCCAGCTCGTCCGGGCCATCGCGGCGCATGTCGGCACCCAGGCCGCCGCACCCGACCTGTACGGCGTCCACGGCCTGGTCCTCGATGTCGCCGAGCGGCGCGGGCTGCCCCGGGAGAAGGCCGCGGCCCTGCTGAACCTGGGCGATCTGGACGCGCAGACCGGCCGTACCCGGGACGCCCTGGTGCGCTACCGGGCCGCCCTGGAGGCCGGCCGCGAGGCGAACGACCCGTACGCGACCGGCCGCGCGATGGAATCCGTAGGCGGCGCGTACCAGGAGCTGGGCGACTACGA contains:
- a CDS encoding FAD-binding oxidoreductase, which gives rise to MAPLSKAGAALAALRDDLVGAVLAPGDPGYDEARTVFNAMIDRRPAVIAQCADATDVVRAVRFGRELDLPIAVRGGGHGVAGAALGDGALVVDLRRMHEVSVDPAAEAVRIGGGAVMSRLDRATEPYGLATTGGRDSTTGVAGFVLGGGTGWLDRAFGLAADNLLGVELVTADAERVHASADENPELFWALHGGGGNFGVATALTLRLHELPEFSVALLLHLPESGPDAVRTFREIVAGGPDELGGAVLYGAGPPAEFVPERLVGTLLCGVLLTYAGGEDDLRKLAEPLLALPHEVELAGDMPYADVQCMLDVPSGLRNHWSAECLAGLPDESVDVCCARADGMPVPTGCRFLLFPQGGAIAAGPHEYPVPYRDAPWAAHPIAVWEHDDDDERAIGWVREVRDGLRPWSTGAVHLNFIGDEGPERVRAGLGAGNTLRLEKVKRRYDPDNVFRFNHNIRPV
- a CDS encoding glycoside hydrolase family 15 protein, which codes for MAGRIEDYALIGDMQTAALVCRDGTVDWLCLPRFDSHAIFAGLLGTEEHGFWRLGPAHAADAEPPTAARRGYRGDSLILESEWDTPRGTVRVTDFMPPRDGAPQLIRIVEGVTGRVPMRSALRMRFSYGRVVPWVHKHEGRTVAVAGPDSVWFDTEAETYGKALTTYADFTVAPGDRIAFTISWEPSHKQPPPLPEPEQSLEATETFWREWVEHCTYHGPYREAVVRSLITLKALTYAPTGGIVAAPTTSLPEDIGGVRNWDYRYTWLRDAAITLSSLLRTGYREEARAWREWLLRAVAGDPENLQIMYGIAGERELGEAELDWLPGYENSAPVRVGNGAAHQLQLDVYGEVTEALHLGHMTGLARNDYASLLQLKLIRYLEDHWQEPDEGIWEVRGPRRHFVHSKVMAWVAVDRTIKLIESGDADGPLERWKELRDDIHRDVCEKGYDQERNTFTQSYGSRELDASLLLIPQMGFLPPDDKRVIGTIEAIQRELSTADGFILRYPTEGDSAGVDGLPGDEGAFLACSFWMADDLAMIGRVDEARRLFEKLLSLRNDLGLLAEEWDPRLKRQVGNFPQAFSHVPLIDTALRLTASGAYGG
- a CDS encoding CTP synthase, encoding MPSKSTTTKHIFVTGGVASSLGKGLTASSLGMLLKARGLRVVMQKLDPYLNVDPGTMNPFQHGEVFVTNDGAETDLDIGHYERFLDRDLDGSANVTTGQIYNTVIAKERRGEYLGDTVQVIPHITNEIKHRIRRMATDEVDVVITEVGGTVGDIESLPFLETVRQVRHEVGRDNVFVVHISLLPYIGPSGELKTKPTQHSVAALRNIGIQPDAIVLRCDREVPTAIKRKISLMCDVDEAAVVACPDARSIYDIPKTVHGEGLDAYVVRKLDLPFRDVDWTTWDDLLDRVHNPDHEITLALVGKYIDLPDAYLSVTEALRAGGFAHRARVKIKWVTSDDCKTPAGAQAQLGDVDGICIPGGFGDRGVLGKVGAIRYARENRIPLLGLCLGLQCIVIEAARNLAGIPDANSTEFDPATGHPVISTMAEQMDIVAGEGDMGGTMRLGMYPAKLAEDSIVREVYDGREYVEERHRHRYEVNNAYRAELEKKAGILFSGTSPDGKLVEYVEYPREVHPYLVATQAHPELRSRPTRPHPLFAGLVKAAVERQRG
- a CDS encoding NUDIX domain-containing protein; translation: MTIKDTPEEWEIRATDTPFVGGKTSVRTDDVVMPDGSVASRDYQVHPGSVAVLALDDEDRVLLINQYRHPVRHKLWEIPAGLLDVPGENPLHAAQRELYEEAHVKAGDWRVLTDVYTTPGGCDEAVRIFLARNLSEAEQERFEAEHEETDMEHARVPVEELVRRVLAGDVHNNCLVVGVLSLVAARGGDGLDALRPADAPWPARPFTS
- a CDS encoding tetratricopeptide repeat protein, which produces MTDQAVDTGEVRLSAHPAARDRFLGRARELKELRADIERAGLDTLSGRKAPRARVLLIAGRPGSGRTSLAEELVRQVADRYPDGVLRARLSEPDGTPVPVERVARDLLGALGLPAPAGAAEDDLTAALRGALASRRMLLLLDDAAGADQVDALLPDAPDCLAVAVSGGPLTGIADVRPCTLGGLDTKSAVELLTRYAGAVRVTVDPRAAESLAEACQGHPAALVLAGGWLAARPQAAVSDLAKRMHTDGADGADAGPTARVLRLVYEQLPGPGARILRLLSLAPAGLVDPHTASSLAGCSVDSVRGVLDDFVALGLLRAVDSPLPQYVVPGWLHPLLRVLADSQERPAELQLARARMLERTVRLLHSCRVITETDSPQAREKLSAMPREVRFPTPRAAADWLRIRRPALLASARLAVADGELDTLARRLLSQLVRAIAAHVGTQAAAPDLYGVHGLVLDVAERRGLPREKAAALLNLGDLDAQTGRTRDALVRYRAALEAGREANDPYATGRAMESVGGAYQELGDYDRAADWFGRALAERLARGERPEAARLHGRIATTHTYAGRYGEALRNWRAALAGYRRSGDVAASARALSEIARVQEYAGRPEESLRTCQEAVDWARRAEDVRLHAALELRLADTLDRIGDPTAARLHRAAAERMLVEEPSEEGTGQEKDADACEIRSPSDED